A stretch of the Perca flavescens isolate YP-PL-M2 chromosome 10, PFLA_1.0, whole genome shotgun sequence genome encodes the following:
- the pdgfrb gene encoding platelet-derived growth factor receptor beta isoform X1 has protein sequence MFVLQITASCTLHRGKHHSEQRALKASTMRRVTASTLHLTVTVTALLYFCTELCCLEITPDDKELVLAEGSSLILTCSGSGNTTWEFKRDDVPYFQVEVQNGGLSYQIVQSSVTSSVLTLWNVSWKHTGVYQCVDQHTGETKEVAVFVPDPDVWFIESSHGMVTKTSEETTVPCVVTNPNIKVTLYEKDTDLPIRGLYVPSEGYKARLEDRTYVCRGELNEEVKESQAFYVFSIVVPEAIDAYINASKTVLKQGEPLTVNCTVHGVELVYFSWDIPNREVGAVKPLTDVLSATSMRSCLIFPRATVAHSGNYVCHVHEHVQDQTASASVNITVLEQGFVDVKAAQQQNISAKLQENVELRVEIEAYPPPQVRWSKDGATLKRDKTITTRQEHEIRYVTTLTLVRVRTEQKGLYTVLVTNGDDTREVTFDLEVQVPSQIKELTDHHLPGKRHLVTCVAEGVPTPTIQWYSCDSMHKCSNQTAAWQPLIPEPEVLTIRNNVSYIETRKTSQVLSQVTFYKPQQVTVRCETSNQAGLLDRRDVKLVSSTLYSQVAVLAAVLALVVIIIISIIILIAVWRKKPRYEIRWKVIESVSQDGHEYIYVDPIHLPYDLAWEMQRDNLVLGRTLGSGAFGRVVEATAYGLTHSQSSTKVAVKMLKSTARRSETQALMSELKIMSHLGPHLNIVNLLGACTKNGPLYLVTEYCRYGDLVDYLHRNKHTLLQYYAEKNQDDGCLISGGSTPLSQRKGYVSFGSESDGGYMDMSKDEPTIYVPMQEQMDSIKYADIQPSPYESPYQQDIYQEQGGGGLDLTISDSSVLTYDDLLGFSYQVAKGMEFLASKNCVHRDLAARNVLICEGKLVKICDFGLARDIMHDSNYISKGSTFLPLKWMAPESIFHNLYTTLSDVWSYGILLWEIFTLGGTPYPDLPMNELFYSALKRGYRMAKPAHASDEVYDIMKKCWDEKFEKRPDFSFLVHSVGNMLTDSYKKQYSQVNDNFLKSDHPAVARTKPRLSSPFPIANPAFGSPSPLYMPPDPYSQSPSPAEFRQEADTQEVMTSYNEYIIPIPDPKPEDVFTDVPSESPASSLALEEETDSMSQDTADTLPEEDRLEETSERDALLGITGTPEVEDSFL, from the exons ATGTTTGTTTTGCAGATCACAGCTTCCTGTACACTTCATCGGGGTAAACATCATT CAGAACAAAGGGCATTGAAGGCTTCCACCATGAGGAGGGTGACGGCATCCACGCTCCATCTGACAGTCACGGTTACAG CTCTTCTGTATTTCTGCACCGAGCTCTGCTGTCTGGAGATCACACCCGATGACAAAGAGCTGGTCCTGGCTGAGGGCTCCTCGCTCATCCTCACCTGCTCCGGCTCAGGGAACACGACGTGGGAGTTCAAGAGGGACGATGTGCCGTACTTCCAAGTGGAAGTTCAAAATGGTGGTCTAAGCTACCAAATTGTGCAAAGTAGCGTCACATCCAGTGTTTTGACCTTGTGGAACGTGAGCTGGAAGCACACGGGGGTGTATCAGTGCGTTGATCAACACACCGGAGAAACTAAGGAGGTGGCTGTTTTTGTCCCAG ACCCTGATGTGTGGTTCATAGAGAGCTCCCACGGCATGGTAACAAAGACCAGCGAGGAGACCACCGTCCCCTGTGTGGTCACCAACCCGAACATCAAAGTCACCCTGTATGAGAAGGACACTGATCTGCCCATCAGGGGACTTTATGTTCCAAGTGAGGGGTACAAGGCACGGCTGGAGGACAGGACCTATGTGTGCCGGGGAGAGCTGAACGAGGAGGTGAAAGAGTCTCAGGCCTTCTACGTCTTCAGCATTGTCG TCCCAGAGGCCATCGACGCCTACATCAATGCGTCAAAGACCGTCCTGAAGCAGGGCGAACCGCTGACAGTAAACTGCACAGTGCACGGAGTGGAGCTCGTGTATTTTTCCTGGGATATCCCCAACAGAGAG GTTGGAGCGGTTAAGCCGCTGACAGACGTCCTGTCCGCCACGAGCATGCGATCCTGCCTGATCTTCCCTCGTGCCACGGTGGCCCACAGCGGAAACTACGTCTGCCATGTCCACGAGCATGTCCAAGACCAGACTGCCTCGGCAAGCGTCAACATCACCGTGCTCG agCAAGGCTTCGTGGATGTGAAGGCTGCTCAgcaacaaaatatttcagccaAGCTGCAAGAGAACGTGGAGCTGAGAGTGGAGATTGAAGCCTACCCCCCCCCTCAGGTCCGCTGGAGCAAAGATGGCGCCACCCTCAAAAGAGACAAAACCATCACAACCAGACAAGAGCATGAGATCAG GTATGTCACTACTCTCACCTTGGTGAGGGTAAGGACGGAGCAGAAGGGTCTCTACACCGTCCTTGTCACTAACGGAGATGACACAAGGGAAGTAACCTTTGACCTGGAGGTCCAAG TTCCTTCTCAGATTAAAGAACTGACTGACCACCACCTCCCTGGGAAGAGACACTTGGTGACCTGTGTAGCTGAGGGGGTCCCAACCCCAACCATCCAGTGGTACAGCTGTGACAGCATGCACAA GTGTAGCAACCAGACAGCGGCGTGGCAGCCGCTGATACCAGAGCCGGAGGTGCTGACCATCCGCAACAATGTCAGCTACATAGAGACTCGTAAAACCAGCCAGGTGCTGAGCCAGGTGACCTTCTACAAGCCCCAGCAGGTCACAGTGCGATGTGAGACCAGCAACCAAGCAGGACTCCTCGACAGAAGAGACGTCAAACTGGTGTCCAGCA CACTGTACTCCCAGGTGGCAGTATTGGCTGCCGTTTTAGCCTTAGTGGTCATCATTATCATATCTATCATCATCCTCATTGCTGTATGGAGGAAG aAACCTCGATATGAGATCAGATGGAAGGTGATAGAGTCTGTGAGCCAGGATGGTCATGAGTACATCTATGTGGACCCCATCCACCTGCCCTATGACCTGGCCTGGGAAATGCAGCGAGACAACCTGGTGCTGG GTCGCACTCTTGGATCAGGAGCCTTTGGCAGGGTGGTCGAGGCAACTGCCTATGGTCTCACTCATTCCCAGTCCAGCACAAAAGTGGCCGTGAAAATGCTGAAAT CTACAGCCAGGAGAAGTGAGACTCAGGCTCTGATGTCAGAGTTGAAGATCATGAGTCACCTGGGCCCTCACCTCAACATCGTAAACTTGCTTGGAGCTTGCACCAAAAATG GCCCTCTGTACCTGGTGACAGAGTACTGTCGCTATGGCGACCTGGTGGACTACCTGCACAGGAACAAGCACACCCTCCTGCAGTACTACGCTGAGAAGAACCAAGACGACGGCTGCCTCATCTCTGGAGGAAGCACTCCGCTCAGCCAGAGAAAAGG CTATGTGTCCTTCGGAAGTGAGAGTGATGGAGGATACATGGACATGAGTAAAGATGAGCCCACCATCTACGTGCCCATGCAGGAGCAGATGGACAGCATCAAGTATGCAGACATCCAACCATCTCCATATGAGTCTCCCTACCAGCAGGACATCTATCAGGAACAAG GTGGCGGCGGATTGGACCTGACCATCAGTGACTCTTCCGTTCTCACCTATGACGATCTGTTGGGCTTCAGCTACCAAGTGGCTAAGGGGATGGAGTTCCTTGCCTCAAAGAAT TGCGTCCATCGGGACCTCGCTGCCAGGAATGTGTTGATCTGTGAGGGGAAACTGGTGAAGATCTGTGACTTTGGCCTGGCCAGAGACATCATGCATGATTCCAACTACATCTCTAAAGGCAGC ACTTTTCTGCCCCTGAAGTGGATGGCACCAGAAAGTATTTTCCATAATTTGTACACCACCCTGAGTGACGTGTGGTCATACGGCATTCTTCTTTGGGAGATCTTTACATTGG GAGGAACCCCCTATCCTGATTTGCCCATGAATGAGTTGTTCTACAGTGCTTTGAAGAGAGGCTACCGAATGGCCAAACCTGCCCACGCCTCTGATGAAGT TTATGACATCATGAAGAAGTGCTGGGACGAGAAGTTTGAGAAAAGGCCTGATTTCTCATTTCTGGTCCACAGTGTGGGGAATATGTTGACAGACAGCTATAAAAAG CAATACAGCCAAGTCAATGACAACTTCCTGAAGAGTGACCACCCGGCAGTCGCCCGCACCAAACCCAGACTCTCCTCACCCTTTCCGATCGCCAACCCAGCATTCGGCTCCCCATCCCCCCTCTACATGCCCCCGGACCCATACAGCCAGAGCCCGAGCCCCGCAGAGTTCAGACAAgaggcagacacacaggaaGTCATGACTTCATACAATGAATACATCATTCCCATCCCAGACCCCAAGCCGGAGGATGTTTTCACTGACGTGCCATCAGAAAGCCCTGCAAG CTCTCTGGCTCTGGAGGAGGAGACCGACTCCATGTCGCAGGACACTGCTGACACTCTCCCAGAAGAGGACAGGCTAGAGGAGACCAGCGAGAGAGACGCTCTGCTGGGCATCACCGGGACGCCCGAGGTAGAAGACAGCTTCTTGTAG
- the pdgfrb gene encoding platelet-derived growth factor receptor beta isoform X2, whose protein sequence is MRRVTASTLHLTVTVTALLYFCTELCCLEITPDDKELVLAEGSSLILTCSGSGNTTWEFKRDDVPYFQVEVQNGGLSYQIVQSSVTSSVLTLWNVSWKHTGVYQCVDQHTGETKEVAVFVPDPDVWFIESSHGMVTKTSEETTVPCVVTNPNIKVTLYEKDTDLPIRGLYVPSEGYKARLEDRTYVCRGELNEEVKESQAFYVFSIVVPEAIDAYINASKTVLKQGEPLTVNCTVHGVELVYFSWDIPNREVGAVKPLTDVLSATSMRSCLIFPRATVAHSGNYVCHVHEHVQDQTASASVNITVLEQGFVDVKAAQQQNISAKLQENVELRVEIEAYPPPQVRWSKDGATLKRDKTITTRQEHEIRYVTTLTLVRVRTEQKGLYTVLVTNGDDTREVTFDLEVQVPSQIKELTDHHLPGKRHLVTCVAEGVPTPTIQWYSCDSMHKCSNQTAAWQPLIPEPEVLTIRNNVSYIETRKTSQVLSQVTFYKPQQVTVRCETSNQAGLLDRRDVKLVSSTLYSQVAVLAAVLALVVIIIISIIILIAVWRKKPRYEIRWKVIESVSQDGHEYIYVDPIHLPYDLAWEMQRDNLVLGRTLGSGAFGRVVEATAYGLTHSQSSTKVAVKMLKSTARRSETQALMSELKIMSHLGPHLNIVNLLGACTKNGPLYLVTEYCRYGDLVDYLHRNKHTLLQYYAEKNQDDGCLISGGSTPLSQRKGYVSFGSESDGGYMDMSKDEPTIYVPMQEQMDSIKYADIQPSPYESPYQQDIYQEQGGGGLDLTISDSSVLTYDDLLGFSYQVAKGMEFLASKNCVHRDLAARNVLICEGKLVKICDFGLARDIMHDSNYISKGSTFLPLKWMAPESIFHNLYTTLSDVWSYGILLWEIFTLGGTPYPDLPMNELFYSALKRGYRMAKPAHASDEVYDIMKKCWDEKFEKRPDFSFLVHSVGNMLTDSYKKQYSQVNDNFLKSDHPAVARTKPRLSSPFPIANPAFGSPSPLYMPPDPYSQSPSPAEFRQEADTQEVMTSYNEYIIPIPDPKPEDVFTDVPSESPASSLALEEETDSMSQDTADTLPEEDRLEETSERDALLGITGTPEVEDSFL, encoded by the exons ATGAGGAGGGTGACGGCATCCACGCTCCATCTGACAGTCACGGTTACAG CTCTTCTGTATTTCTGCACCGAGCTCTGCTGTCTGGAGATCACACCCGATGACAAAGAGCTGGTCCTGGCTGAGGGCTCCTCGCTCATCCTCACCTGCTCCGGCTCAGGGAACACGACGTGGGAGTTCAAGAGGGACGATGTGCCGTACTTCCAAGTGGAAGTTCAAAATGGTGGTCTAAGCTACCAAATTGTGCAAAGTAGCGTCACATCCAGTGTTTTGACCTTGTGGAACGTGAGCTGGAAGCACACGGGGGTGTATCAGTGCGTTGATCAACACACCGGAGAAACTAAGGAGGTGGCTGTTTTTGTCCCAG ACCCTGATGTGTGGTTCATAGAGAGCTCCCACGGCATGGTAACAAAGACCAGCGAGGAGACCACCGTCCCCTGTGTGGTCACCAACCCGAACATCAAAGTCACCCTGTATGAGAAGGACACTGATCTGCCCATCAGGGGACTTTATGTTCCAAGTGAGGGGTACAAGGCACGGCTGGAGGACAGGACCTATGTGTGCCGGGGAGAGCTGAACGAGGAGGTGAAAGAGTCTCAGGCCTTCTACGTCTTCAGCATTGTCG TCCCAGAGGCCATCGACGCCTACATCAATGCGTCAAAGACCGTCCTGAAGCAGGGCGAACCGCTGACAGTAAACTGCACAGTGCACGGAGTGGAGCTCGTGTATTTTTCCTGGGATATCCCCAACAGAGAG GTTGGAGCGGTTAAGCCGCTGACAGACGTCCTGTCCGCCACGAGCATGCGATCCTGCCTGATCTTCCCTCGTGCCACGGTGGCCCACAGCGGAAACTACGTCTGCCATGTCCACGAGCATGTCCAAGACCAGACTGCCTCGGCAAGCGTCAACATCACCGTGCTCG agCAAGGCTTCGTGGATGTGAAGGCTGCTCAgcaacaaaatatttcagccaAGCTGCAAGAGAACGTGGAGCTGAGAGTGGAGATTGAAGCCTACCCCCCCCCTCAGGTCCGCTGGAGCAAAGATGGCGCCACCCTCAAAAGAGACAAAACCATCACAACCAGACAAGAGCATGAGATCAG GTATGTCACTACTCTCACCTTGGTGAGGGTAAGGACGGAGCAGAAGGGTCTCTACACCGTCCTTGTCACTAACGGAGATGACACAAGGGAAGTAACCTTTGACCTGGAGGTCCAAG TTCCTTCTCAGATTAAAGAACTGACTGACCACCACCTCCCTGGGAAGAGACACTTGGTGACCTGTGTAGCTGAGGGGGTCCCAACCCCAACCATCCAGTGGTACAGCTGTGACAGCATGCACAA GTGTAGCAACCAGACAGCGGCGTGGCAGCCGCTGATACCAGAGCCGGAGGTGCTGACCATCCGCAACAATGTCAGCTACATAGAGACTCGTAAAACCAGCCAGGTGCTGAGCCAGGTGACCTTCTACAAGCCCCAGCAGGTCACAGTGCGATGTGAGACCAGCAACCAAGCAGGACTCCTCGACAGAAGAGACGTCAAACTGGTGTCCAGCA CACTGTACTCCCAGGTGGCAGTATTGGCTGCCGTTTTAGCCTTAGTGGTCATCATTATCATATCTATCATCATCCTCATTGCTGTATGGAGGAAG aAACCTCGATATGAGATCAGATGGAAGGTGATAGAGTCTGTGAGCCAGGATGGTCATGAGTACATCTATGTGGACCCCATCCACCTGCCCTATGACCTGGCCTGGGAAATGCAGCGAGACAACCTGGTGCTGG GTCGCACTCTTGGATCAGGAGCCTTTGGCAGGGTGGTCGAGGCAACTGCCTATGGTCTCACTCATTCCCAGTCCAGCACAAAAGTGGCCGTGAAAATGCTGAAAT CTACAGCCAGGAGAAGTGAGACTCAGGCTCTGATGTCAGAGTTGAAGATCATGAGTCACCTGGGCCCTCACCTCAACATCGTAAACTTGCTTGGAGCTTGCACCAAAAATG GCCCTCTGTACCTGGTGACAGAGTACTGTCGCTATGGCGACCTGGTGGACTACCTGCACAGGAACAAGCACACCCTCCTGCAGTACTACGCTGAGAAGAACCAAGACGACGGCTGCCTCATCTCTGGAGGAAGCACTCCGCTCAGCCAGAGAAAAGG CTATGTGTCCTTCGGAAGTGAGAGTGATGGAGGATACATGGACATGAGTAAAGATGAGCCCACCATCTACGTGCCCATGCAGGAGCAGATGGACAGCATCAAGTATGCAGACATCCAACCATCTCCATATGAGTCTCCCTACCAGCAGGACATCTATCAGGAACAAG GTGGCGGCGGATTGGACCTGACCATCAGTGACTCTTCCGTTCTCACCTATGACGATCTGTTGGGCTTCAGCTACCAAGTGGCTAAGGGGATGGAGTTCCTTGCCTCAAAGAAT TGCGTCCATCGGGACCTCGCTGCCAGGAATGTGTTGATCTGTGAGGGGAAACTGGTGAAGATCTGTGACTTTGGCCTGGCCAGAGACATCATGCATGATTCCAACTACATCTCTAAAGGCAGC ACTTTTCTGCCCCTGAAGTGGATGGCACCAGAAAGTATTTTCCATAATTTGTACACCACCCTGAGTGACGTGTGGTCATACGGCATTCTTCTTTGGGAGATCTTTACATTGG GAGGAACCCCCTATCCTGATTTGCCCATGAATGAGTTGTTCTACAGTGCTTTGAAGAGAGGCTACCGAATGGCCAAACCTGCCCACGCCTCTGATGAAGT TTATGACATCATGAAGAAGTGCTGGGACGAGAAGTTTGAGAAAAGGCCTGATTTCTCATTTCTGGTCCACAGTGTGGGGAATATGTTGACAGACAGCTATAAAAAG CAATACAGCCAAGTCAATGACAACTTCCTGAAGAGTGACCACCCGGCAGTCGCCCGCACCAAACCCAGACTCTCCTCACCCTTTCCGATCGCCAACCCAGCATTCGGCTCCCCATCCCCCCTCTACATGCCCCCGGACCCATACAGCCAGAGCCCGAGCCCCGCAGAGTTCAGACAAgaggcagacacacaggaaGTCATGACTTCATACAATGAATACATCATTCCCATCCCAGACCCCAAGCCGGAGGATGTTTTCACTGACGTGCCATCAGAAAGCCCTGCAAG CTCTCTGGCTCTGGAGGAGGAGACCGACTCCATGTCGCAGGACACTGCTGACACTCTCCCAGAAGAGGACAGGCTAGAGGAGACCAGCGAGAGAGACGCTCTGCTGGGCATCACCGGGACGCCCGAGGTAGAAGACAGCTTCTTGTAG